Genomic segment of Nitrospirae bacterium CG2_30_53_67:
TGCCGGCCATATCCAAGGGAAGAACCAGGTGCCGGATCAGAAGCCCCCGCACCGCAATCCCGTCTGAATTCAGCCTGAGATCGCCCGCCTGACGGTGCATCTCCAGAATCGCCTTCCGATTCACCTCAGGGTAGTCCGGGACGCCCGAGTACTTCATGGAGATCCCGCCGTCTGCATAGCGCATGTCCGGCAGGTAGATGTCCACAACTCCGTTTAGAAGTTTCAGCACATCCAGGGAGTCATATCCGCTGCTGTTATAAACGATGGGGATTTCAAGACCTGAACGCCGTGCCCTATGCAATCCATCGAGAAGATGAGCGGCCTCATGGGTCGGAGTCACCCAGTTGATGTTGTGGGCGCCCAGTTCCTGCAGACGGATCATCATTCCTGCCAGTTCTTCCACCTCCGTCTCGACGCCGTGCCCCAACTGACTGATGGGGTAGTTCTGACAATAGAGGCAGGAGAGGCTGCAATGCGTAAGAAATAGGGTCCCTGAGCCCCTCCACCCCGAGATCGGGGGTTCCTCGCCATGGTGCAGATTCGAGCTCGAGATCAAGAGACGATGGTCCGCACCGCAGGCCCCTGCCTCCCCTTCAAGACGTTCGGCGCCGCACTCCCTTGGGCAGAGCCTGCATGACGGCCTCATCAAATCGTAGGCGCGCCTCACCCGCTCGGCAAGTTCCTGCTCTGAAAGCTGAAGATATGACGCCCCATGTTCCATGGTCTGCATTTTGCCGCCGGATCTTACGTGGTTTCAAGGGTTCAAATGGTTTAATTCAGCGAGAATTCCCCAGTCGGGGAATTCTCGCTGAATTAAACTTTTCCATCATCACGAGAAACCTCTCGAACAGATATCTCGAGTCGTGAGGACCGGGTGATGACTCCGGATGGTACTGAACCGAAAAGATCGGGAGCCGTTTGTGCCTGAGGCCTTCCACGGTCCGGTCATTCAAATTGATATGAGTCAATTCCACATCCTGATCCGCCCTCTTTAAAAAATCAATATCCACGGCGAATCCGTGGTTCTGTGCCGTGATCTCAACCTTTTCGGTCGAGAGATCCATGACCGGCTGGTTCCCTCCGTGATGGCCGAACTTGAGTTTATAGGTCCTGCCGCCCAAGGCAAGGCCTAAGAGCTGGTGCCCCAGACAGATGCCGAAGATCGGTTTCTGACCGATCAGTCCCCGGATCGTTTCCACGGCATAGGTGACTGCCTCCGGGTCACCGGGACCGTTGGAGAGAAAAATTCCGTCCGGATTCATATTGAGAATCTCCCGGGCCGTACACCCTGCAGGGACCACCGTGATCCTGCAGCCGAAGCCCGCAAGGATCCGCAGGATGTTCCTCTTGATCCCATAATCAATAGCGACCACCCGGAACCTCTCCGCAGGCGCCTTGGCATACCCTTTGCCCAAAACCCATTCAGCATCATCCCAGGCGTAGGGCGTTTGGCAGGTGACTTTCCGCACCAGATCCTGCCCGGCCATGGAGGGCCTCGCCGCAGCCCGGCGGACCAGCGAGACCGGATCGAAATCCGTGGTGGAGATGATCCCCTGCTGAGCGCCCCGGTCCCGGATATGCCTGGTCAGGGCGCGTGTATCGATCCCGCATATCCCGACGATCCCTTGTTTCTGGAGATATTCGTTCAGCGAGCAATCGGATCTCCAGTTGCTGGTGATTCCGCTCACCTCCTTGGCCACGAACCCCGAAACATAAGGCCTGCCGGATTCCACGTCTTCGGCATTGATGCCGTAGTTCCCGATCAAGGGATAGGTCATGGTCACGATCTGACCTTGATAGGAGGGATCGGTAAGGATCTCCTGATACCCCATCATGGAGGTATTAAACACAACTTCGCCGCCGTTTTCACCGGCGGCGCCGAATGATTTTCCTTCAAAGACCCGGCCGTCGGCCAAGGCCAAGATTGCTTTCATGTTCTCCTCAGTGAGTTCGCTCCTCTTTAAGTAGACAGCATACAGGGAAGAACCGAAAAACACCCGTACCGGAAGATCTGTCTGTCTACTGTCTACTGTCTACTCTCTTCTTCCACTCCCCGTCTTCATAGACCACCTTGCCGGAGACCAGGGTACAGACGGCCTTGCCTTTGAGTTCCCACCCGTTGAAGGGGGTGTTCCGGCTCCTGGAACGGAACCTATCGGTATCCACGTTGAAGGCCGCGTCCGGATGGATCAGAGTCACGTTGGCCGGAGCGCCCTCGCTCAAATCCCAGTTTCGGAGCCCGAGGATACGGGCCGGGCCGGCTGACATCCGTTCCACGAGCTGTGAAGGCGTGAGAATCCCATCATGGACCAGACGGAGCAAGAGGGGAAGGGACGTCTCCAGGCCGATCATGCCGAAGGCCGCGTTTTCAAACTCGGTCTCCTTCTCCGCAATGTTGTGAGGCGCATGGTCCGAGGCCACGGCATCGATAGTGCCGTCAACCAGCCCCTCGATCAAGGCCTCCCGGTCCGATTGGGACCGGAGCGGCGGGTTCACCTTCAGGTTCGTATCGTACGCCGTCAGGGCCTCATGGGACAGGGTCAGATGATGCGGGGTCACCTCGGCCGTCACCCGTACCCCAAGCCTCTTCGCGTTCCGTATCCTTTCCACGGATCCCCTGCTGCTGACGTGCGCGATGTGAAGGGCGGCGCCGGTGAGAGTCGAGAGGAGGATATCCCGCTCCACCATGATTTCTTCGGAAACCGACGGAATCCCTGGAAGGCCGAGCCTTGTTGCGACCTCTCCCTCATGCATCACGCCATTTGCGCTGAGGTTCAGATCCTCGCAGTGGGAGATCACCGGCAGTCCGAAGGTCTTGGCATATTCCATGCCCCGGCGCATCAATTCGGCATTCATCACCGGTTTCCCGTCATCGCTCAGGGCTGCGATACCTCTCTCGGCCATGTCTCCGATCTCGGCCAGGGTCTCCCCTTTCTGCCCGCGGCTTAAGGCGCCTACCGGGAAAACATGCACCAATGCGGACTTCCTGGCCTGGGTCATGATGAAATCCGTAACCGATCCCGTGTCGTTGACCGGGTCTGTGTTGGCCATGCAGGCTATGGCGGCAAATCCCCCCGCCGCCGCGGCCGAAGATCCGGTCTCGATGGTCTCCTTGTATTCGAAGCCGGGTTCACGCAAATGAACATGGATATCGATCAGCCCCGGCGTCACCCATAATCCTGAGGCGTCAATGACCCTCTCCCCCGAAAGCCCCTTGCCTCTTTGGATGATGCGCCCTTTTTCGATCCTGAGGTCCATGACCTTGTCAACCCGGTTCACCGGGTCAATCACCCTTCCGCCCTTAATAACCAGACTCACCGCGCCGCCCCCGAATAGAGAAAAAGAATGGCCATACGTACTGCAACCCCGTTGGTGACCTGATTGAGAATGATCGAATACGGCCCGTCCGCCACATCCGGGGCGATCTCCACACCCCGGTTGATGGGCCCAGGATGCATGATCAGGACGTCCTTCTTGGCGCCCTTGAGACGGGCCAGGTTCAGCCCGAAGAAACGGGCATATTCGCGAATCGAGGGAAAGAGGTTCCTCCCCTGCCTTTCCTGCTGGATTCGAAGCATCATCACCACATCCGCCCCTTCAATGGCCTCGTCTATCTGATAGGTGACATCCACTCCCAGCGTTTCCACTCCGAGGGGAATCATGGTGGCCGGTCCGGCGATCCTCACATGGGCGCCCATCTTATTGAGCGCCAGAATATTGGAACGCGCCACCCGGCTGTGCGCAATGTCTCCAATGATGGCCACCGTCAGGCCCTCAATCCGTTTTGTTTTCTCCCGGATGGAGAAAAGGTCGAGCAGCGCCTGCGTAGGGTGCTCGTGCGCGCCGTCGCCCGCGTTGACTACCGAGCACTTGAGCACTCTGGAAAGAAAATGAGCGGCGCCCGCCTTGGAATGCCGGACCACCAGGATATCCGTGTTCATGGCCTCGATATTACAGGACGTGTCCTTGAGGCTCTCTCCTTTAAGCATGCTGCTGTCGGATGCCGAGATGTTGATGACATCGGCCGAGAGTCTCTTCCCGGCGAGTTCAAAGGATGTCCGCGTCCGGGTCGAGGGTTCCAGAAAGAGGTTCACCACCGTGACCCCCCGAAGGGCGGGAACCTTCTTGATCTCCCTTCGGGATACGTCCTTGAACGACTCAGCGGTATCGAGAACGGCCTCGATTTCCTCCCGGCTCAAATCTTCGATTCCAAGGAGATCTTTGCGTTTTCCCCAGGCCATAATTTTAATTAAAAAATCAAAAATGAAATAATAAAAATATCTATGGGATCTCCCGAAGGATCACCCCGTCCTCATCCCCGTCCTCGGAGAAGCGGACCCGGATGGTCTGATCGTTTTTTGTCGGCACATATCTTCCTGTATAATTGGCCCGGATCGGAAGCTCCCGGAACCCACGGTCCACCAGAACGGCAAGTTGAATCATCCTGGCCCGGCCCATATCCATGATGCCGTCCATGGCGGCCCGGATCGTCCTTCCCGTAAAAAGAACATCATCCACAAGGATGATATTCCGGTCCTCAACCGCCCCCGGTATTTCCGTTCGCAAAAGACTGGGCTGATCAAGCCTGGACCGCAGGTCGTCACGGTACAGGGTGATATCGAGTATCCCCACGGGAACCCTGACACCGCATTTCTCGAAGATTTTTTCAGCAATCCTGCGGGCCAGGTGGGCGCCGCGGCTCCGGATCCCCACAAGCGTAATTTCGGAGAGGTCCTGATTCTTGTCGAGGATATCCGCTGCCAGCCGTCCGATCAGGCCTGCCATTTCCTCCCGGTTGATGATCCGGACCTCGACGGTATCGGTTTTTTGTTTTCTGGTCATAATCTCCGGGTCATAAAAAAGGCCTCCTGCTCAATCAGCAAGAAGGCCTCTCAAGGACCCCGCTTTCTTTCACGGTGAACTCAATCATCTGCGTCCTATCGCCCTTTTCCTAAGTTTTCTGACACTATAACATATTCATACACCTTGTCAAGTCATTTAACGAATCAAAGAATGATCCGGCAAGTATAGTTATCTCTCTTTCTCCAGATTATAATCCTTGATCTTGGTGAGAAGGGTCTTGTAGCTGACTTTGAGCTGTTCTGCGGCCCTGGTCTTGTTCCAGTCGTTTTCCTTGAGAACGGACAGCATCATCTCTCGCTCAGCCCTGGCGGCGGCCCGTGCAGCCACTTCCTGAAGTCCTTGCCCTGCAAGGAAATCTCGTGGCAGGCTTTCCGCAGGATGGACGGTTGAAATCCCCATGTCCTGTGACCCAATCCGGTTGCCGGCGCAGAGGATGGCCCCGCGCTCGATACAGTTTTCCAGTTCACGCACGTTCCCTTTCCAGACCTGGTTCTGCATCAAGGCAAGGGTCTCTTCTTCAATATGCAGGCCTTTTCTGTTCAGCTCCTTTTCGTATTTCTTCAGGAGGTGATCTACCAGAAGAGGAATGTCTTCCCTTCGCTCCCTGAGCGGTGGGATGGTGACGGGGACCACACTGATACGGTAGTAGAGGTCCTCCCGGAACAGGCCCTGACGTATGAGATCCTCAAAATTGTTGTTGGAGGCGGAGATGATACGCACGTCGATCTGAATGGTCTTGGTCCCGCCGAGCCGCTGGAAGGACTTCTCCTGAAGCACCCGCAGGAGTTTCACTTGCAGGGGGGGAGGAAGCTCCCCGATCTCGTCTAAGAAAAGCGTCCCGGTATGGGCCAGCTCGAAGTATCCGATCTTGCGCCGGTCTGCCCCGGTAAAGGCCCCCCGTTCATAACCAAAAAGCTCACTCTCCAGAAGTTCCGACGGGATGGCCGCGCAGTTGATTGCAATGAAATTAGACCTCGCCCTGTCGCTCAACTGATGAATCGACCGTGCAAAAAGTTCCTTCCCGGTCCCGCTTTCCCCCAGGAGGAGCACGGTGCTGTCGGTTGCCGCCACCTTCCGGATCTTGGCCGCTACCTCCAGAATGACCTGGCTTTTCCCGACAATCTCCGGCATCCCGTATTTTTTAGAAAGAGTCTCCTTTAAAACCATGTTCTCCCTGGCGATCTTCCGCGCCTCCAGTGCCCGTTTGATCAGGATCAGGAGATGTTCGGTGTCAAAAGGTTTGGTGATGAAATCCATGGCGCCGAGTTTCATGGCCTCGACAGCGCGCTCAACGGTCCCGTAGGCGGTCATGATGATGAGATCCACAAGGGCGCCCTCTTCCTTGACAGCGCGAAGGAGGTCGATCCCATCCATCTCCGGCATCTGAAGATCGGTCAGGATCAGGTCCACCCAGTTGCTGCGAAAGATATCCATGGCCTCCCTGCCGTCCTTGGCCTCAAGCACATGGTACCCTTCGGCATGGAGGGTCTGGTTCAGCATCCGCCGCATGCTCGCCTTGTCTTCCACAAGAAGAATATGGTCCAAAAGATTCCCTCTCTTGCTTTATTCTCGGTTCTTATCCTCTACGAGCCATCGGCCATATAGTGGGTAAGAAGGGTCCGAGGATTCCAGGGTTCAAGGGTTCAAGTGAAATACTTAAACACAAACAAAATCTCCAGAGAAAAACACTGGATCCCTTGACCCCTGATGTTTTTAGCACTTCACCCCGTTAGAGGACAACCTCTAACGGGGTTCACTCGACCCCTTGAACCCTGGGACCCTCAAACCCTTAAGTCTTTGAAAAGCACTTCACTTGACCCCTGGAATCCTTGACCCCTTGACCCCTGATGTTTTCACCCTCTTTTGGAGATGAACCTTATCTTATTACTCTCTTACGCTTGAGCGCTATGAATCGGAAGGGAGACGATCACCAGGGTCCCCTCCCCTTCTTCGCTCTTGATGGTGAGCGACCCCTGATGGGACAGGATGGTCTTCTGCGTGATGGCCAGTCCCAGGCCCGTCCCTTCGCGCTTCGTGGTAAAAAACGGCTCAAAAATCTTCTTATGGTTTTCCTTGGAGATCCCGCATCCGTTGTCATGAATCCAGATCTCCATCCGGCCGGCAATCCGTTTTTCCTGGATCTTGATTTTCCCCTCTCTGCCTACGGCCTCCAAGGCATTCTTAATCAGGTTGGTCAGGGCCTGCCGGATCAGTGTATGATCCGCATACACGGGAAAAGAATCTTCAAATAAGGTCTCAACCTTGCCCCCGCTCTTTTTGATCTCTTCGGACAGCACGTCCAGGGATTCCTTGACCAGATCCCCGAGACGGCATTCTTCCCTGTTCAGCTCGACCGGACGGGCAAAATTGAGAAAATCCGTCAGCATGGCGTCAAAGCTCTTCACCTCTGCCATGATCCCTTCCACCGACTCCTTGAGGAGATCGTTATGAACAGCCTGGCGTTCCACCAGCCGTGCATACCCCAGGATGGCGCCTAGGGAATTCCGGAACTCGTGGGCGATGCCCGCCGACATCTTCCCCAGGTCCGCCAGGCGGTTCTTCAACTCCACTTGGCGCTGGAGTTCCTTGACTTCGGTCAGGTCCGTAAAAACGAGCGTTATGCCGATCATCTCCCCATCATCCCCCTTGAGCGGGGAGGCGTTCACTCCGAGCCATCTCCGCTCGCCGTCCTGCAGGGTGAAGGGAATCTCCTCTCTCAGGATCTTGCGGCGATCCTCAAGGACTTTTTTCAGGATCTCCTTCAACTGATCCGATCCTTCCATGACCACCTCAAAGGACTTGCCTATGGAATCAACGTCCCTGGGCCAGCCCAGGATCTCGGCCGCGGCCAGATTCATAGACGTCAGATCCCCTTTACAGTCGAAGGCGATCACGCCGCTCACCATGCTCTCCAGGATGCACTGGTTGTAACGTTCCATCTGCCGGATACGTTCCTCTGCCTCCTGGTGCATCTGGATCAGCTCATGCTTTTTCTCGGATATCTCCTTAAGCGTCTTCTGAAAGGTGTTGAAAACGAAGGCCATGTCCCTGCTGCCGCCGCCGGAAGACTTCCCGGACTCCATCACCCCATCCGGATTAAACGCCTCTTTAACACCCTGCCGGATTTTGCGCAGCCCGTAGATGACGAGAAGAAAGATGAAAAGTGTCAGGGCGATCAGCCACAAGGCGGCCCTGAACAGGTCCGGCTGATTCAAGGATTCCATGGCGTGTTACCCCATCGTTGGTACCAGGCGATCATAGAGGTTCCCCAGAAGAGGCTCATCAGAGCGCCCAAAGAGAGAAAGGGACCGAATGGAACGGCGTATTGACGGCCTTTCCTGAAAAAAATCATCAGGAAAATTCCTACGATTGAACCTGCGAGCGAACCCAGCATGATGGTCAAGAGCATCTTCTGCCAGCCCAGAAAGGCGCCGATCATGGCGATCAGTTTGATGTCCCCTCCTCCCATCCCCTCCTGTCCGAAAATTTTCGGGCTCACCTTGGCGATGATGTAAAATATCCCGAATCCTAACGCTGAGCCGAAAAGCGCATCCGGGAACTTCGGCGGGATGGAGAGTGTCATGGCGGACAAAGGGGAAAACATGGGGATGATCATACTCCCCAGAAGCCCGACCCCGATCCCCGGCAGGCTGATCAGGTCCGGAATGATCCTGTGATAAAGATCAATGAAGGTGATGACCACAAGCGCTGAAAAGAAAAGGCCATAAAAGAGGGCCTGCGCAGTGATGCCGTATCGGATATAAATATAAAAAAAACCGGACGCATTCAATAATTCCACCATCGGATATTGAAAGGAGATCGGGCTTTTGCAATGCCGGCACTTCCCGATCAATATGAACCAACTGATGATGGGGAGGTTGTCATAAAAACGGATCGGCTCGCCGCATCGGGTACAGTGGGAGGATGGAAAAACCAGGGACTCATTCCTGGGAATCCTGTAGATGCAGACATTCAAAAAACTGCCGATCATTGACCCAAAGACAAAGACAGCAGCAGGGATGAATATTTCAGACGCCATGTTTGGCTTTTCCGTTAGAGAGGTATGAAAACAATTCCCTATATTGATTATAGCCTTTTCTTATATTTTTTCAAGGAATTTCATAAGGTTAGCAAAGAATGTCTGTGCCGGATCCGAATATCACCTCTTAAGGCCTTTCCGGGCGATGAATGACCCGC
This window contains:
- a CDS encoding radical SAM protein: MEHGASYLQLSEQELAERVRRAYDLMRPSCRLCPRECGAERLEGEAGACGADHRLLISSSNLHHGEEPPISGWRGSGTLFLTHCSLSCLYCQNYPISQLGHGVETEVEELAGMMIRLQELGAHNINWVTPTHEAAHLLDGLHRARRSGLEIPIVYNSSGYDSLDVLKLLNGVVDIYLPDMRYADGGISMKYSGVPDYPEVNRKAILEMHRQAGDLRLNSDGIAVRGLLIRHLVLPLDMAGTEKVLRFISKKVSPETSISLMSQYFPAHKAPDMEDVISRRITPEEYDRAKALLKQYGLTRGWIQEI
- a CDS encoding dihydroorotase, producing MSLVIKGGRVIDPVNRVDKVMDLRIEKGRIIQRGKGLSGERVIDASGLWVTPGLIDIHVHLREPGFEYKETIETGSSAAAAGGFAAIACMANTDPVNDTGSVTDFIMTQARKSALVHVFPVGALSRGQKGETLAEIGDMAERGIAALSDDGKPVMNAELMRRGMEYAKTFGLPVISHCEDLNLSANGVMHEGEVATRLGLPGIPSVSEEIMVERDILLSTLTGAALHIAHVSSRGSVERIRNAKRLGVRVTAEVTPHHLTLSHEALTAYDTNLKVNPPLRSQSDREALIEGLVDGTIDAVASDHAPHNIAEKETEFENAAFGMIGLETSLPLLLRLVHDGILTPSQLVERMSAGPARILGLRNWDLSEGAPANVTLIHPDAAFNVDTDRFRSRSRNTPFNGWELKGKAVCTLVSGKVVYEDGEWKKRVDSRQ
- a CDS encoding aspartate carbamoyltransferase; amino-acid sequence: MAWGKRKDLLGIEDLSREEIEAVLDTAESFKDVSRREIKKVPALRGVTVVNLFLEPSTRTRTSFELAGKRLSADVINISASDSSMLKGESLKDTSCNIEAMNTDILVVRHSKAGAAHFLSRVLKCSVVNAGDGAHEHPTQALLDLFSIREKTKRIEGLTVAIIGDIAHSRVARSNILALNKMGAHVRIAGPATMIPLGVETLGVDVTYQIDEAIEGADVVMMLRIQQERQGRNLFPSIREYARFFGLNLARLKGAKKDVLIMHPGPINRGVEIAPDVADGPYSIILNQVTNGVAVRMAILFLYSGAAR
- a CDS encoding bifunctional pyr operon transcriptional regulator/uracil phosphoribosyltransferase → MTRKQKTDTVEVRIINREEMAGLIGRLAADILDKNQDLSEITLVGIRSRGAHLARRIAEKIFEKCGVRVPVGILDITLYRDDLRSRLDQPSLLRTEIPGAVEDRNIILVDDVLFTGRTIRAAMDGIMDMGRARMIQLAVLVDRGFRELPIRANYTGRYVPTKNDQTIRVRFSEDGDEDGVILREIP
- a CDS encoding carbamoyl phosphate synthase small subunit, whose amino-acid sequence is MKAILALADGRVFEGKSFGAAGENGGEVVFNTSMMGYQEILTDPSYQGQIVTMTYPLIGNYGINAEDVESGRPYVSGFVAKEVSGITSNWRSDCSLNEYLQKQGIVGICGIDTRALTRHIRDRGAQQGIISTTDFDPVSLVRRAAARPSMAGQDLVRKVTCQTPYAWDDAEWVLGKGYAKAPAERFRVVAIDYGIKRNILRILAGFGCRITVVPAGCTAREILNMNPDGIFLSNGPGDPEAVTYAVETIRGLIGQKPIFGICLGHQLLGLALGGRTYKLKFGHHGGNQPVMDLSTEKVEITAQNHGFAVDIDFLKRADQDVELTHINLNDRTVEGLRHKRLPIFSVQYHPESSPGPHDSRYLFERFLVMMEKFNSARIPRLGNSR